One window of the Brevibacterium limosum genome contains the following:
- a CDS encoding 2-dehydro-3-deoxygalactonokinase: protein MAKLAPPEAPQMIGLDWGTSSLRAFLIGSDGQVLAERNGSDGIMAVSSDTTDLRGDFSRVAENAAGDWLASYGPLPMLACGMIGSTQGVAEAGYLELPTDLSDMGGELTTVNLTTGDLHIVPGLQKTPTEATAPDVIRGEETQLLGLLGKDSTQGVAEAGYLELPTDLSDMGGELTTVNLTTGDLHIVPGLQKTPTEATAPDVIRGEETQLLGLLGKEEDEPSTVILPGTHTKWVSCHRQRVTDFNTSMSGELFGLLSTSSILSRLAEPTAGFHSEAFDWGLNVGGDNPAAVTSSIFSARTWALDGRLRAEEINDYLSGILIGAEVAHQLTVVAESSAPVIVCGTTDLTKRYTRALHRAGRETINANPRAAATGLFRIAEQSGLVPTKEHTHA, encoded by the coding sequence ATGGCTAAACTGGCACCACCCGAGGCCCCACAGATGATCGGCCTCGACTGGGGAACGAGCTCGCTGAGAGCTTTCCTCATCGGCAGCGACGGACAGGTCCTCGCAGAACGCAATGGTTCCGACGGCATCATGGCCGTCAGCTCCGACACCACAGACCTCCGAGGCGACTTTTCCCGAGTCGCTGAAAACGCGGCCGGTGATTGGCTCGCCAGCTACGGCCCCCTGCCGATGCTCGCCTGCGGAATGATCGGCTCAACACAGGGTGTCGCCGAGGCGGGCTACCTCGAATTGCCCACCGACCTCAGCGACATGGGCGGGGAACTGACGACGGTCAACCTGACGACGGGTGACCTCCACATCGTTCCCGGCCTGCAGAAAACCCCGACCGAGGCGACCGCTCCCGACGTCATCCGCGGGGAAGAGACCCAACTGCTCGGCCTCCTCGGCAAAGACTCAACACAGGGTGTCGCCGAGGCGGGCTACCTCGAATTGCCCACCGACCTCAGCGACATGGGCGGGGAACTGACGACGGTCAACCTGACGACGGGTGACCTCCACATCGTTCCCGGCCTGCAGAAAACCCCGACCGAGGCGACCGCTCCCGACGTCATCCGCGGGGAAGAGACCCAACTGCTCGGCCTCCTCGGCAAAGAAGAGGACGAACCCAGCACGGTGATCCTCCCTGGTACCCATACCAAATGGGTGAGCTGCCACCGACAACGAGTCACCGACTTCAACACCTCGATGAGCGGAGAGCTCTTCGGCCTGCTCAGCACGTCATCAATCCTCAGCCGCCTCGCTGAGCCCACCGCGGGCTTCCACTCCGAGGCCTTCGATTGGGGACTGAACGTCGGAGGCGACAACCCCGCCGCAGTGACGTCCTCAATCTTCTCGGCCCGAACCTGGGCCCTGGACGGACGCCTGCGCGCCGAAGAAATCAACGACTACCTCTCGGGAATACTTATCGGCGCCGAGGTAGCCCACCAGCTCACCGTGGTCGCCGAGTCGAGCGCCCCCGTCATCGTCTGCGGAACCACAGACCTGACGAAACGCTACACCCGCGCACTGCACCGAGCGGGTCGAGAGACGATCAACGCGAATCCGCGCGCTGCTGCCACCGGTCTCTTCCGTATTGCTGAACAATCCGGCCTCGTACCGACCAAGGAGCACACTCATGCCTGA
- a CDS encoding IclR family transcriptional regulator, translating to MIEDSGTVIGEAIPQGTQTLARGLRIVSAVAHGSTTLKSIVDSTGIGRSSAHRMIQLLVQMGYLRHGSPGEFRLGPTLIEYGFTALNQDPLPVVARESLEALAERTQDTIHLSVEDGESVLYLHKIPGTRGAEMRSRIGHRMPMTRTGVGKALLLGQDDRWERLFVAENSGADSAAVDAFVKRMQGYTRNGASLDLEENEPGIRCVAAPVRDGSGDIVAGISLSATRPFMPKDRMQALVPVMKAAAKEISVKLGYGTDRDRLGGRN from the coding sequence ATGATCGAGGATTCTGGAACTGTTATCGGCGAAGCCATTCCGCAGGGCACTCAGACCCTGGCCAGAGGGCTGCGGATCGTCAGCGCCGTGGCTCATGGCTCGACGACGCTGAAGTCGATCGTTGATTCGACGGGTATCGGTCGGTCAAGTGCACACAGGATGATCCAACTGTTGGTGCAGATGGGGTATCTGCGGCATGGGTCGCCGGGAGAGTTTCGGCTCGGGCCGACGCTGATCGAGTATGGTTTCACCGCGCTCAATCAGGATCCGCTGCCGGTCGTAGCCAGGGAGAGCCTAGAGGCGTTGGCTGAACGGACTCAGGACACGATCCATCTCTCGGTCGAGGATGGTGAGTCGGTGCTCTATCTCCATAAGATTCCGGGTACCCGTGGAGCCGAGATGCGTTCACGGATCGGTCACAGGATGCCGATGACTCGCACCGGTGTCGGCAAGGCGCTGCTGCTTGGGCAGGATGACCGGTGGGAGCGTTTGTTCGTTGCAGAGAACTCTGGCGCGGACTCCGCTGCGGTGGATGCATTCGTCAAGCGGATGCAGGGCTACACCCGCAACGGAGCCTCACTCGATCTCGAGGAGAATGAGCCGGGGATCCGGTGTGTGGCTGCGCCGGTTCGGGACGGCAGCGGAGACATCGTCGCCGGAATTTCACTGTCGGCGACGCGTCCCTTCATGCCGAAGGATCGGATGCAGGCGTTGGTGCCGGTGATGAAGGCTGCGGCGAAAGAGATCTCGGTGAAGTTGGGGTATGGCACCGATCGCGACCGGCTAGGCGGTCGCAACTAA